One region of Mycolicibacterium insubricum genomic DNA includes:
- the lgt gene encoding prolipoprotein diacylglyceryl transferase, with product MTTTLLAAFPSPPRGVWYLGPVPLRAYALFIIAGIIAALVIGDRRWVARGGEPGVIYDIALWAVPFGLIGGRLYHVMTDWRLYFGANGKGLLAALQIWEGGLGIWGAVALGAVGAWIACRRRGIPLPAFGDAIAPGIILAQAIGRLGNYFNQELYGRPTDLPWGMEIFDRGAGCGNDQPLNGVSTGEVCSVVQPTFLYELLWNLLVFVALIVIDRRYRIGHGRLFALYVAGYCVGRFGVELLRADPALTQFDGIRINSFTSTFVFIGAVVYFILAPKGREDPATLSGDEPVESLADEVRDFADEFRDDVVAAAAGTGLGAAVLAADDAEDAEAADEAESAEDAEAAEKAAGEGIPEGQVSVEAIEAGVDPAAQMVADIPEGEAAADESLDDDTLGDDTLGDEAGGAETLVIETVVTETVVVEAVVVDTTGDEPEPEPDTVAADAELAVAEVSAPDVVVVTEDELSGADADADLEPDEDSGEDIDPLDEAEREDLAGESEPVATAASSQQAEDTAREGPDSEDADEVTDEVDDAEIDIDVAAVASEEPEPAEPEEGEPEQDEPEQVEADQDEVDDDVDLLDEADREDLDDEDELAALAEAPEKAAEPETEPSADEPKRAAEEPETVTDEPEPVADEAAPADAEAAEQPARRRWFRRGRRD from the coding sequence GTGACCACGACGTTGTTGGCGGCCTTTCCGAGTCCACCGCGGGGAGTCTGGTACCTGGGCCCGGTGCCGCTGCGCGCCTACGCGCTTTTCATCATCGCCGGCATCATCGCCGCCCTGGTCATCGGTGATCGACGCTGGGTGGCCCGCGGCGGCGAGCCCGGCGTCATCTACGACATCGCGCTGTGGGCCGTGCCGTTCGGCCTGATCGGCGGTCGGCTCTACCACGTCATGACCGACTGGCGGCTGTACTTCGGCGCCAACGGCAAGGGACTGCTCGCCGCACTGCAGATCTGGGAGGGCGGCCTGGGCATCTGGGGTGCGGTCGCACTCGGTGCCGTCGGCGCGTGGATTGCGTGCCGACGCCGCGGAATCCCGTTGCCCGCCTTCGGGGATGCGATCGCACCCGGAATCATCCTGGCGCAGGCGATCGGCCGGCTCGGCAATTACTTCAACCAGGAGCTCTACGGGCGGCCGACGGACCTTCCGTGGGGCATGGAGATCTTCGACCGGGGAGCCGGCTGTGGCAATGACCAACCGCTCAACGGGGTTTCGACCGGTGAGGTATGCAGCGTCGTCCAGCCGACCTTTCTCTACGAACTGCTGTGGAACCTGCTCGTCTTCGTTGCGCTGATCGTCATCGACCGGCGCTACCGGATCGGCCACGGCCGGCTGTTTGCGCTGTACGTCGCAGGCTACTGCGTGGGCCGGTTCGGGGTGGAGTTGCTGCGCGCCGACCCGGCGCTCACCCAGTTCGACGGCATCCGGATCAACTCGTTCACCTCGACCTTCGTGTTCATCGGGGCGGTGGTGTACTTCATCCTCGCGCCCAAGGGCCGGGAGGATCCGGCGACGCTCTCCGGCGACGAGCCGGTGGAGTCCCTGGCCGACGAGGTGCGGGACTTCGCCGACGAATTCCGCGACGACGTCGTCGCCGCTGCGGCAGGCACGGGTCTGGGCGCTGCAGTCCTGGCCGCAGACGATGCCGAGGACGCCGAAGCCGCCGACGAGGCCGAGTCCGCGGAGGATGCCGAGGCTGCCGAAAAGGCGGCGGGCGAGGGGATTCCCGAGGGTCAGGTGTCGGTCGAGGCGATCGAGGCCGGCGTCGATCCCGCGGCCCAGATGGTCGCCGATATCCCCGAAGGTGAAGCGGCCGCGGACGAAAGCCTCGACGACGACACCCTGGGAGACGACACCCTGGGCGACGAGGCCGGCGGGGCCGAGACTCTGGTGATCGAAACCGTCGTGACCGAAACGGTCGTGGTGGAGGCCGTCGTGGTGGACACGACCGGCGATGAGCCGGAGCCCGAGCCCGATACGGTTGCCGCCGACGCCGAGCTCGCCGTCGCCGAGGTTTCCGCGCCCGATGTCGTGGTGGTCACCGAGGATGAGCTCAGCGGCGCCGACGCCGACGCGGATCTGGAACCCGACGAGGATTCAGGTGAGGACATCGACCCGCTGGACGAGGCCGAGCGGGAAGACCTGGCCGGTGAGTCCGAGCCGGTCGCGACCGCCGCGTCCTCACAGCAGGCCGAGGACACCGCACGCGAGGGTCCTGATTCCGAGGACGCGGACGAGGTCACGGACGAGGTCGACGACGCCGAGATCGACATCGACGTGGCGGCCGTCGCGTCGGAGGAACCCGAGCCGGCCGAGCCCGAGGAGGGTGAGCCCGAGCAGGACGAGCCGGAGCAGGTCGAGGCCGATCAGGACGAGGTCGACGATGACGTCGATCTGCTGGACGAGGCCGACCGCGAGGATCTCGACGACGAGGACGAGCTGGCCGCTCTGGCCGAGGCGCCGGAAAAGGCCGCCGAGCCCGAGACCGAGCCTTCTGCTGACGAACCGAAGCGCGCGGCCGAGGAGCCGGAAACCGTCACCGACGAGCCCGAGCCCGTCGCCGACGAGGCGGCGCCGGCTGACGCCGAGGCCGCCGAACAGCCCGCACGGCGCCGCTGGTTCCGTCGCGGCCGACGGGACTAA
- a CDS encoding DUF2752 domain-containing protein, which yields MTSPRTRAIRARAWTIAGTAAVAAGALAYTGLVDPHRTGSLFPPCPLYTLTGWYCPACGGLRMTHDVLHGDLAAAVTDNVVALVGIPLLALWLLVRRRRGKPVVDATVIIVTCVVFIGWGVLRNLPGFPLQPTLLAR from the coding sequence ATGACCAGCCCGCGCACCCGTGCCATCCGGGCCCGTGCGTGGACGATCGCCGGAACCGCCGCGGTAGCCGCCGGAGCGCTGGCCTATACCGGGCTGGTCGATCCGCATCGGACCGGATCGCTGTTTCCGCCGTGCCCGCTGTACACGCTCACGGGCTGGTACTGCCCGGCCTGTGGTGGATTGCGGATGACCCACGATGTGCTGCACGGCGATTTGGCCGCCGCGGTGACCGACAACGTCGTCGCACTGGTGGGTATCCCGCTGCTCGCCCTGTGGCTGCTGGTGCGGCGGCGCCGGGGCAAGCCGGTCGTCGACGCGACCGTGATCATCGTCACGTGCGTGGTGTTCATCGGGTGGGGTGTCCTGCGGAATCTGCCCGGATTTCCGCTGCAGCCGACCCTGCTCGCGCGGTGA
- the pyk gene encoding pyruvate kinase, translated as MTRRAKIVCTLGPAVGSAEKVRALVDAGMDVARLNFSHGDYDDHRSYYDWVRSASDASGHAVGLLADLQGPKIRLGRFADGPTVWATGETVRITVEDCPGNHDRVSTTYKHLAADVEAGDRLLVDDGKVALVVEHVDGNDVVCEVTEGGPVSNNKGLSLPGVNVSAPALSEKDIEDLEFALRLGVDMVALSFVRSPADVELVHEVMDRVGRRVPVIAKLEKPEAVDNLEAIVLAFDAIMVARGDLGVELPLEEVPLVQKRAIQMARENAKPVIVATQMLESMIENSRPTRAEASDVANAVLDGADAVMLSGETSVGIHPFEAVRTMARIIGAIGDDGCCAPPLTHMPRTKRGVISYAAREIGERLEAKALVAFTESGDTVKRLARLHSPLPLLAFTAIPAVRSQLALTWGTETFIVGRMESTDEMICEVDKALLGLARYRRGDLVVIVAGTPPGTTGSTNMIHVHRIGEDDH; from the coding sequence GTGACCAGACGCGCCAAGATCGTTTGTACGCTCGGCCCCGCCGTCGGCTCCGCGGAGAAAGTCCGGGCACTGGTCGATGCCGGGATGGATGTCGCCCGGCTGAACTTCAGTCACGGCGACTATGACGACCACCGGTCCTACTACGATTGGGTGCGGTCGGCCTCGGACGCCAGCGGCCACGCCGTCGGGTTACTCGCCGACCTGCAGGGGCCCAAGATCCGCCTCGGCCGCTTCGCCGACGGGCCCACCGTCTGGGCCACCGGCGAGACCGTCCGGATCACCGTCGAGGACTGCCCCGGCAACCACGACCGGGTTTCCACCACCTACAAGCACCTGGCGGCCGACGTCGAAGCCGGCGACCGCCTGCTCGTCGACGACGGCAAGGTGGCCCTGGTCGTCGAGCACGTGGACGGCAACGACGTGGTCTGCGAGGTCACCGAGGGCGGGCCGGTCAGCAACAACAAGGGACTGTCCCTGCCCGGGGTGAACGTATCCGCTCCGGCGTTGTCCGAGAAGGACATCGAGGATCTGGAGTTCGCCCTGCGCCTCGGCGTGGACATGGTGGCGCTGTCGTTCGTGCGGTCCCCGGCCGATGTCGAGTTGGTCCACGAGGTGATGGACCGGGTGGGCCGCCGGGTTCCGGTGATCGCCAAGCTGGAGAAGCCCGAGGCGGTCGACAACCTGGAGGCGATCGTGTTGGCGTTCGACGCCATCATGGTCGCCCGCGGCGATCTCGGTGTCGAGCTGCCCCTGGAGGAGGTGCCGCTGGTGCAGAAGCGGGCCATTCAGATGGCCCGGGAGAACGCCAAGCCCGTCATCGTCGCCACCCAGATGCTGGAATCGATGATCGAGAACTCCCGCCCGACTCGCGCCGAGGCATCCGACGTCGCCAACGCCGTCCTCGACGGCGCCGATGCGGTGATGCTGTCGGGCGAGACCTCGGTGGGCATCCACCCGTTCGAGGCCGTGCGCACCATGGCGCGCATCATCGGCGCCATCGGCGACGACGGGTGCTGCGCGCCGCCGCTGACGCACATGCCGCGCACCAAACGCGGTGTCATCTCCTATGCCGCCCGCGAAATCGGCGAACGCCTGGAGGCCAAGGCGCTGGTTGCGTTCACCGAGTCCGGCGACACGGTCAAGCGGCTGGCCCGATTGCACAGTCCGCTGCCGCTGCTTGCCTTTACCGCCATCCCCGCGGTCCGCTCGCAACTGGCGCTGACCTGGGGTACCGAGACGTTCATCGTCGGCAGGATGGAGAGCACCGACGAGATGATCTGCGAGGTCGACAAGGCGCTGCTCGGCCTGGCCCGTTACCGTCGCGGTGATCTGGTGGTTATTGTCGCTGGGACACCCCCGGGCACCACCGGGTCCACCAACATGATCCACGTGCACCGGATCGGCGAAGACGACCACTGA
- a CDS encoding acyl-CoA thioesterase: MPQRDFDELLAVLDLRDGGNDVYFGTHPSKNPIRTFGGQMMAQAFVAASRSLPRYLPPSALTMHFIAGGDPTQDLELRVVRLRDERRFANRRVDVVQNDQLLATGLVAYLAGGAGLEHGVDAPDVEPPHDLPTIDELLIGYETTVPLFVEALKPIEWRYTNDPAWVMRAKGEQLPHNRVWMKTMGVMPDDPVLHNAALVYSSDTTVLDSIITTHGLSWGHDRIFAATINHSVWFHRPVRFDEWVLYSTSSPVAAESRGMGTGHFFDLAGRALATVVQEGLVKYFPVK, encoded by the coding sequence GTGCCGCAGCGCGATTTCGACGAGCTGTTGGCGGTACTCGACCTCCGCGACGGCGGTAATGACGTCTACTTCGGAACGCATCCGAGCAAGAACCCGATCCGCACCTTCGGCGGACAGATGATGGCCCAGGCGTTTGTCGCGGCTTCGCGATCGCTGCCTCGGTATCTGCCGCCCAGCGCCCTGACCATGCATTTCATCGCCGGCGGCGACCCCACCCAGGATCTGGAACTGCGGGTGGTCAGGCTGCGCGACGAGCGGCGGTTCGCCAACCGCCGCGTCGACGTCGTGCAGAACGATCAGCTGCTGGCGACCGGCCTGGTCGCCTACCTGGCCGGCGGGGCGGGCCTGGAGCACGGCGTGGACGCTCCCGACGTGGAACCCCCGCACGACCTGCCGACCATCGACGAACTTCTGATCGGCTACGAGACGACGGTTCCGTTGTTCGTCGAGGCGCTCAAGCCGATCGAGTGGCGCTACACCAACGACCCGGCCTGGGTGATGCGGGCCAAGGGGGAACAGCTGCCGCACAACCGGGTCTGGATGAAGACCATGGGCGTGATGCCCGACGATCCGGTGCTGCACAACGCCGCCCTGGTCTATTCCTCGGACACCACGGTGCTGGACTCGATCATCACCACCCACGGTCTGTCCTGGGGCCACGACCGGATCTTCGCCGCGACGATCAACCACTCGGTGTGGTTCCACCGGCCGGTCCGGTTCGACGAGTGGGTCCTCTACTCCACCTCTTCGCCGGTGGCCGCCGAGTCCCGGGGCATGGGCACCGGGCACTTCTTCGACCTGGCGGGCCGGGCCCTGGCCACCGTCGTCCAGGAGGGCCTGGTCAAGTACTTCCCGGTCAAGTAG
- the cydC gene encoding thiol reductant ABC exporter subunit CydC, which produces MSGSDPLWRAMALLRPRLPRLLAATALGAASLGSALALAATAAWLITRAAQMPPVLDLSVAVVAVRAFGISRGVLHYCERLVSHDEALHAAGTARVQTYRLLARGTEPVAVAIPGGELAGRVGSDVDELADVLVRAVLPIAVAAVLSVAAVGVIAVISPAAAGVLALCLLVAGVVAPWLSARAAAGAEELARAEHAERDVAAMLALAHGPELRVARRLPALIDDARERQRRWGAALDATARPAAAASAVETLAVGAAVLAAAVIGIGLADQTSAPMLAVLMLLPLSSFEATAALPDAATSLTRAGIAARRLLELTGDPHILDAPALGLGPDPVGTALAAEDLCAGFGERCSSASTRPGAGRPAGFTPPGFAGSLRIEAGDRLAITGPSGAGKTALLLTLAGLIPPLGGTVRLGGVPLHGLSDEQLRCRIGYFAEDAHLFATTVRDNLLVVRGDAGDDELCGALDRVGLADWLAGLPDGLDTVLEGGAASVSAGQRRRLLLARALCSTAPVLLLDEPTEHLDRDAAAPLLRGLLTPDGLFGADRTVVVATHHLDDDRALECTRLVITAAPQAAPDYSENSRTSRS; this is translated from the coding sequence ATGTCCGGGTCTGATCCGTTGTGGCGGGCGATGGCGCTGCTGCGCCCGCGATTGCCGCGGCTGCTGGCCGCCACCGCGCTGGGGGCCGCGTCGCTGGGCAGCGCCCTGGCGCTGGCGGCGACGGCGGCCTGGCTTATCACCCGGGCCGCTCAGATGCCGCCGGTGCTGGATCTGTCGGTCGCGGTCGTGGCAGTGCGAGCATTCGGGATCTCCCGAGGAGTACTGCACTACTGCGAGCGCCTGGTCAGCCACGACGAGGCGTTGCACGCCGCCGGTACCGCCCGGGTGCAGACCTATCGGCTGCTGGCCCGCGGCACCGAGCCGGTGGCGGTCGCGATTCCCGGCGGCGAGCTGGCCGGCCGGGTCGGCAGCGACGTCGACGAACTCGCCGATGTGCTGGTGCGGGCGGTGCTGCCGATCGCCGTTGCCGCGGTGCTCTCGGTCGCCGCGGTTGGGGTGATCGCGGTGATCTCGCCGGCGGCTGCCGGGGTGCTGGCGCTTTGCCTGCTGGTCGCCGGGGTGGTGGCGCCGTGGCTGTCGGCCCGGGCGGCGGCCGGGGCCGAGGAACTGGCCCGCGCCGAGCATGCCGAGCGTGATGTCGCCGCCATGCTGGCCCTGGCGCACGGTCCGGAGTTACGGGTCGCCCGGCGGCTGCCGGCGTTGATCGACGACGCTCGCGAGAGGCAGCGGCGCTGGGGCGCCGCACTCGATGCGACGGCTCGCCCGGCGGCGGCCGCGTCGGCTGTCGAGACGCTGGCGGTGGGTGCGGCGGTGCTGGCTGCGGCGGTCATCGGCATCGGGCTGGCCGACCAGACCTCCGCCCCGATGCTGGCGGTCCTGATGCTGTTGCCGCTGTCGTCGTTCGAGGCGACGGCGGCCCTGCCGGATGCGGCGACGTCGCTGACCCGCGCCGGTATCGCCGCGCGACGGCTGCTGGAACTCACCGGAGATCCGCACATCCTCGATGCTCCCGCACTCGGCCTGGGACCCGACCCCGTCGGGACGGCGCTGGCGGCCGAAGATCTCTGCGCCGGGTTCGGCGAGCGGTGTAGTTCCGCGAGCACGAGGCCCGGCGCCGGGCGCCCAGCGGGATTCACCCCCCCCGGGTTCGCCGGCTCGTTGCGGATCGAGGCCGGGGACCGGCTGGCCATCACCGGGCCCAGCGGTGCCGGCAAGACCGCACTGCTGCTGACCCTGGCCGGGTTGATCCCGCCGCTGGGCGGCACCGTGCGCCTCGGCGGAGTGCCGTTGCACGGGCTCTCGGATGAGCAATTACGTTGCCGTATCGGCTATTTCGCTGAGGACGCGCATCTGTTCGCGACGACGGTGCGAGACAATCTGCTGGTGGTTCGCGGCGATGCGGGCGACGACGAACTGTGCGGCGCGCTGGACCGGGTGGGGTTGGCCGACTGGTTGGCCGGTCTGCCCGATGGGCTGGACACGGTCCTGGAGGGCGGCGCGGCGTCGGTGTCGGCGGGTCAACGGCGGCGGCTACTGCTGGCCCGCGCGCTGTGTTCGACGGCCCCGGTGCTGCTGCTCGACGAGCCGACCGAGCATCTCGACCGCGACGCCGCCGCACCCCTGCTGCGGGGTCTGCTGACCCCGGACGGGTTGTTCGGCGCCGACCGCACCGTCGTCGTGGCCACCCACCACCTCGATGACGACCGGGCTCTCGAATGCACGCGGCTGGTGATCACGGCGGCGCCCCAGGCCGCCCCGGACTACTCCGAGAACAGCCGGACATCCAGGTCGTAG
- the cydD gene encoding thiol reductant ABC exporter subunit CydD: protein MWRVSAAVRRFLVADAVAGVTVSVATLAASVLTAAIVAGVITDPASRTVAHWAPALAGLAGVWVLRGVAQWAQARLSQRGATAAIGELSTRVLQSVTARDPRRLGAVRDSAATVLLDGLDGLRPYFTNYLPSLVQAAILTPAALAVMFVFDSTAALIVAAMLWLIPVFMVLIGLATRDRSAAALAAMTTLRARMLDLIAGIPTLRALGRASGPERRIAELGAVHRRSALATLRIAFLSTLVLELVATLGVAVVAVSVGMRLVYGEMGLTAGLTVLLLAPDVFWPLRRVGVQFHAAQDGKTAADAAFALLAAGPAATPPGGARVSASGATIELAALCVAGRDGFAPANLSGDIAPGAVTVLTGPNGAGKSTALTVLAGLTAPDAGSVRVSGVQITELDLSQWWAQLSWLPQRPVLIPGTVLENLNLFGPLEDVDSACAAAGFDSVLAELPEGAATVLGRDGVGLSLGQRQRLGLARTLGAPVPLLLLDEPTAHLDPDTADRVLDALVARARAGATVVIVGHHRRILERADHVIEVSSDVRV from the coding sequence CTGTGGCGGGTCTCCGCCGCGGTCCGCCGGTTCCTGGTCGCCGACGCCGTCGCCGGGGTGACCGTCAGCGTCGCGACGCTGGCCGCCTCGGTGCTGACGGCGGCGATCGTCGCCGGGGTGATCACCGATCCGGCCTCGCGCACAGTGGCGCACTGGGCGCCCGCGCTGGCCGGCCTGGCCGGCGTCTGGGTGCTACGAGGCGTTGCGCAATGGGCGCAGGCCCGGCTGTCCCAGCGCGGCGCCACCGCCGCCATCGGCGAATTGTCCACTCGCGTCCTGCAATCGGTGACCGCCCGCGACCCCCGGCGACTGGGCGCGGTACGCGACAGTGCCGCGACCGTGCTTCTCGACGGGCTCGACGGGCTGCGGCCGTACTTCACCAACTACCTGCCGTCGCTGGTGCAGGCGGCAATCCTGACCCCGGCCGCACTGGCGGTGATGTTCGTGTTCGACAGCACCGCGGCGCTGATCGTGGCGGCCATGTTGTGGCTGATCCCGGTGTTCATGGTGCTGATCGGGCTGGCCACCCGGGACCGCTCGGCTGCCGCACTGGCGGCGATGACGACGCTGCGGGCCCGGATGCTGGATCTCATCGCCGGGATCCCTACACTGCGTGCTCTCGGGAGGGCCTCCGGACCCGAACGGCGTATCGCCGAACTCGGTGCGGTACACCGCCGTTCGGCCCTGGCCACGCTGCGCATCGCGTTCCTGTCCACCCTGGTGCTCGAGCTGGTTGCCACCCTGGGGGTGGCCGTGGTGGCCGTGAGCGTCGGCATGCGGCTGGTGTACGGCGAGATGGGGCTGACGGCCGGGCTGACCGTGCTGCTGCTGGCCCCGGACGTGTTCTGGCCGTTACGCCGGGTCGGCGTCCAGTTCCACGCCGCCCAGGACGGCAAGACCGCGGCCGACGCGGCCTTCGCCCTGCTCGCCGCCGGCCCCGCGGCCACGCCGCCGGGGGGCGCCCGAGTGTCGGCGTCCGGGGCGACGATCGAGCTGGCGGCACTCTGCGTCGCCGGTCGCGACGGGTTCGCGCCGGCGAATCTGTCCGGGGACATCGCGCCGGGTGCGGTCACCGTGCTGACCGGTCCCAACGGCGCGGGGAAATCCACGGCACTGACGGTGCTCGCCGGTCTGACCGCACCGGATGCCGGCTCGGTGCGGGTCTCCGGAGTGCAGATCACCGAACTGGACCTGTCGCAGTGGTGGGCCCAACTGTCCTGGCTGCCGCAGCGCCCGGTGCTGATCCCGGGTACGGTCCTGGAGAACCTGAACCTGTTCGGTCCCCTTGAGGATGTTGATTCCGCCTGCGCGGCAGCCGGTTTCGATTCGGTTCTCGCCGAGTTGCCCGAGGGTGCGGCTACCGTGCTGGGCCGCGACGGGGTGGGGCTGTCGCTGGGCCAGCGGCAGCGTCTGGGCCTGGCCCGCACCCTCGGCGCGCCCGTTCCGCTGCTGCTGCTCGACGAGCCCACCGCGCACCTGGATCCCGATACCGCCGATCGGGTACTCGACGCGCTGGTGGCTCGGGCCCGCGCGGGTGCGACCGTGGTGATCGTCGGCCATCATCGCCGCATTCTGGAGCGCGCCGACCACGTCATCGAGGTGAGCAGTGATGTCCGGGTCTGA
- the cydB gene encoding cytochrome d ubiquinol oxidase subunit II produces MALQELWFIIVTVLFLGFFILEGFDFGVGMLMEPLGRLGGRAGEDPEQHRRAVLNTIGPVWDGNEVWLITAGGAMFAAFPGWYATVFSALYLPLLVILFGMILRVVAIEWRGKIDDPQWRRWADFGIAAGSWLPAILWGAAFAILVQGLPVAADQQVHDLAFTDVINAYTLLGGLATCALFLLHGAAFIALKTTGSVRDNALAAARLISIPAVVTVGGFGLWTESAHGKTWTWMVFGAAVVTLLTAVSLLHQGHRDGWAFLATTATVVLVIVMLFGDLYPNLVPSTLNEDWNLTIYNASSNPYTLKIMTWAAAVVTPLVLCYQAWTYWVFRQRISADRIPAPSGLPR; encoded by the coding sequence ATGGCACTGCAAGAACTCTGGTTCATCATCGTCACCGTGCTCTTCCTGGGCTTCTTCATCCTGGAGGGCTTCGACTTCGGCGTCGGCATGCTGATGGAACCCCTGGGCCGGCTCGGCGGCCGCGCCGGTGAGGATCCCGAACAGCACCGCCGCGCAGTCCTGAACACCATCGGACCGGTGTGGGACGGCAACGAGGTCTGGCTGATCACCGCCGGCGGCGCCATGTTCGCCGCGTTCCCGGGCTGGTACGCCACCGTCTTCTCCGCGCTGTACCTGCCGCTGCTGGTCATCCTGTTCGGCATGATCCTGCGGGTGGTGGCCATCGAGTGGCGCGGCAAGATCGACGACCCGCAGTGGCGCCGCTGGGCCGACTTCGGCATCGCCGCGGGCTCCTGGCTGCCGGCCATCCTCTGGGGTGCCGCCTTCGCCATCCTGGTCCAGGGCCTGCCGGTGGCCGCCGACCAGCAGGTACACGACCTGGCCTTCACCGACGTGATCAACGCCTACACTCTGCTCGGCGGCCTGGCGACCTGCGCACTGTTCCTGCTGCACGGCGCCGCGTTCATCGCGCTGAAGACCACCGGCTCGGTGCGGGACAACGCACTGGCGGCCGCCCGGCTGATCTCGATCCCCGCTGTGGTGACCGTCGGCGGGTTCGGCCTGTGGACCGAGTCGGCGCACGGCAAGACCTGGACCTGGATGGTATTCGGTGCCGCGGTGGTGACGTTGCTGACCGCGGTGTCGCTGCTGCATCAGGGCCACCGCGACGGCTGGGCATTCCTGGCGACGACGGCGACGGTTGTGCTGGTCATCGTCATGCTGTTCGGCGACCTCTACCCGAACCTGGTGCCGTCCACCCTCAACGAGGACTGGAACCTGACGATCTACAACGCGTCGTCGAACCCGTACACGCTCAAGATCATGACGTGGGCGGCGGCGGTCGTCACACCCCTGGTGCTCTGCTATCAGGCGTGGACGTATTGGGTGTTCCGGCAGCGTATTTCGGCCGACCGGATCCCGGCGCCGTCCGGGTTGCCGAGGTAG
- a CDS encoding cytochrome ubiquinol oxidase subunit I, which yields MNALDVSRWQFGITTVYHFIFVPLTIGLAPLIAVMQTIWVVTGRTEWYRLTRFFGKLFLINFAIGVATGIVQEFQFGMNWSEYSRFVGDIFGAPLAMEGLVAFFFESTFIGLWIFGWSRLPRTVHLACIWIVAFAVNASAFFIIAANSFMQHPVGAGYNPDGGAPGVGRAELYSIVDLFTNNTAIWAFLHAVMASLLTAATFVAAVSAWWMIRGKRAAGSDDDATAARDARSMFRPATVLGCWIALVAAVGLIGTGDVQGKLMFVQQPMKMASAESLCHTETDPKFSVLTVGTHNNCDSITRAIEVPFVLPFLAEGKFSGVTLHGVEDLQNAAVDKYGPGNYRPNLFVTYWSFRAMIGFMAFPVLFALTTLWLTRRRRIPDQPWLSKFALITLPTPFLASSAGWVFTEMGRQPWVVAPNPTGDPDIHLTVAQGVSNHSAAMVWVSLVTFTAIYAVLAVFWFYLLRRYIVTGPQEHDCEPAPPTPPADDDVAPLSFAY from the coding sequence ATGAACGCTCTGGACGTCTCGCGGTGGCAGTTCGGCATCACCACCGTCTACCACTTCATCTTCGTCCCGCTGACCATCGGACTCGCACCGCTGATCGCGGTCATGCAGACCATCTGGGTGGTGACCGGGCGCACCGAGTGGTACCGGCTGACCCGCTTCTTCGGCAAGCTGTTCCTGATCAACTTCGCCATCGGTGTGGCCACCGGCATCGTCCAGGAGTTCCAGTTCGGCATGAACTGGAGCGAGTACTCCCGGTTCGTCGGCGACATCTTCGGCGCCCCGCTGGCGATGGAGGGCCTGGTCGCCTTCTTTTTCGAATCCACCTTCATCGGGCTGTGGATCTTCGGCTGGAGCCGACTCCCCCGCACCGTACACCTGGCCTGCATCTGGATCGTCGCGTTCGCCGTCAACGCGTCGGCGTTCTTCATCATCGCCGCCAACTCCTTCATGCAGCATCCGGTCGGCGCCGGCTACAACCCCGACGGCGGAGCTCCGGGAGTAGGCCGCGCGGAGCTGTACAGCATCGTCGACCTGTTCACCAACAACACCGCGATCTGGGCGTTCCTGCACGCCGTGATGGCGTCGCTGCTGACCGCCGCCACCTTCGTCGCCGCGGTCAGCGCCTGGTGGATGATCCGCGGCAAGCGCGCCGCCGGCAGCGACGACGACGCCACCGCGGCCCGCGACGCGAGGTCCATGTTCCGGCCCGCAACCGTCCTCGGCTGCTGGATTGCGCTGGTCGCGGCCGTCGGGCTGATCGGCACCGGCGATGTACAGGGCAAGCTGATGTTCGTTCAGCAGCCGATGAAGATGGCGTCGGCGGAATCGCTGTGCCACACCGAAACCGACCCCAAGTTCTCGGTGCTGACCGTGGGTACCCACAACAACTGCGACAGCATCACCCGGGCCATCGAGGTGCCGTTCGTGCTGCCGTTTTTGGCGGAGGGCAAGTTCTCCGGGGTGACCCTGCACGGCGTCGAGGACCTGCAGAACGCCGCGGTCGACAAGTACGGACCCGGCAACTACCGGCCGAATCTGTTCGTCACCTATTGGTCGTTCCGGGCCATGATCGGCTTCATGGCGTTCCCGGTCCTGTTCGCCCTGACCACGCTGTGGCTGACCCGGCGCCGTCGGATCCCGGATCAGCCGTGGCTGTCCAAGTTTGCGCTGATCACCCTGCCCACCCCGTTCCTGGCGAGCTCTGCCGGCTGGGTGTTCACCGAGATGGGCCGCCAGCCCTGGGTGGTGGCGCCCAACCCGACCGGTGACCCGGACATCCACCTGACCGTCGCCCAGGGCGTCTCCAACCATTCCGCCGCCATGGTGTGGGTGTCGCTGGTGACGTTCACCGCCATCTACGCGGTGCTGGCGGTGTTCTGGTTCTATCTGCTGCGCCGCTACATCGTCACCGGTCCGCAGGAACACGACTGCGAACCCGCGCCACCGACCCCACCGGCCGACGACGACGTCGCCCCACTGTCGTTCGCGTACTAG